A window from Podospora bellae-mahoneyi strain CBS 112042 chromosome 1 map unlocalized CBS112042p_1, whole genome shotgun sequence encodes these proteins:
- a CDS encoding uncharacterized protein (EggNog:ENOG503P66B; COG:S), with product MDPLLYARHGADSHSGHTTTNTAAASTSPDGSMGMDTHMSMMAIFQNSMSTSLFSTKWTPTNAGAYAGTCIFLIILAVIFRGLLAFKSWQELRWLDKEMNRRYVVVNGKAPLAENLSRDSLGKAAVLSENGVEENVVVVQRRTGSHARPWRLSVDPVRAAIDTVVAGVGYLLMLAVMSMNVGYFLSVLGGTFLGSLLVGRFISSTEH from the exons ATGGACCCATTACTCTACGCCCGCCATGGCGCCGACTCTCACTCgggccacaccaccaccaacaccgccgccgcatCGACAAGCCCAGATGGCTCGATGGGCATGGACACGCACATGTCCATGATGGCCATCTTCCAAAACTCCATGTCCACCTCCCTGTTCTCGACGAAATGGACACCGACCAACGCCGGCGCCTACGCAGGCACATGCATCTTTCTCATTATCCTTGCCGTCATCTTCAGGGGGCTGCTAGCGTTCAAGTCATGGCAGGAGCTGAGGTGGTTGGATAAGGAGATGAACAGGCGGTATGTCGTGGTCAATGGAAAAGCGCCACTGGCAGAGAATCTCAGCAGGGATTCGCTAGGGAAGGCGGCGGTGCTGAGCGAGAacggggtggaggagaacgTGGTTGTTGTGCAGAGGAGGACAGGGAGCCATGCGAGGCCGTGGAGGTTGAGTGTTGATCCGGTGAGGGCAGCGATTGATACCGTCGTGGCGGGCGTGGGTTATTTACT GATGTTGGCTGTGATGTCGATGAACGTGGGGTATTTCTTGTCCGTGTTGGGAGGCACATTCTTGGGTAGTCTGCTCGTGGGCAGATTTATTTCTTCTACGGAACACTAA
- a CDS encoding uncharacterized protein (EggNog:ENOG503NYSC; COG:S): MPPPPPPPPPPPPPRMSHPESGDEEDSLSPPPNNAARREGAPNLPSVSGMYSHSDLSRAAVADGTSPSSGINGSSSQQSPAGGSSFYGHGSWATPVPPGSYGYSGNNSTSGAFQRPIPFNFASPLPQYHGRTSSSPANGGALPSVSAYQGHPPFSSSAGGGGGGGSGVNGGGGLGTNGAGGNNAGVNGSAGSLVLYGSSMPSHSQESPSPSVLALPDLAGQGQAAPQSSTNRGSPPVGSEYRSPSTPYYPTASSPQQGTFPYASQPGPSPNATGGPLPGRNPLGPLMPGMHSPIYAGSHRPHHQPPATYPPYPSMQGSMMTNLHQPNQPMVVYGHVSHPYPIHNYAGYHHPQPPLQERPFKCDQCNHSFNRNHDLKRHSRIHLAVKPFPCDNCERTFSRKDALKRHMLVKGCQSKDKGKGKGRDRDKDRDNAAAPRNANAQGESPPTSDGDSSSPTALRKRQ; the protein is encoded by the exons AtgcctccgccgccaccaccaccaccaccgccgccaccaccaaggatGTCGCATCCTGAGTCTGGCGACGAAGAGGATTCCCTgtcccctcctccgaacAATGCAGCACGGAGAGAGGGAGCGCCAAATCTACCGTCAGTCAGTGGGATGTATTCTCACTCAGATCTATCAA GGGCTGCAGTGGCGGACGGGACTAGCCCATCATCAGGAATCAACGGCAGCAGTTCGCAGCAGTCACCGGCCGGCGGTTCGTCTTTTTATGGCCACGGAAGCTGGGCTACGCCGGTGCCCCCGGGCAGCTACGGTTATTCGGGCAACAATTCCACTTCCGGGGCCTTCCAACGACCTATTCCCTTCAATTTTGCCTCCCCACTCCCACAGTATCACGGGCgaacctcatcatccccagctAACGGCGGGGCCTTGCCGAGCGTCTCAGCATACCAAGGTCATCCGCCGTTCTCCAGTTCagcaggcggcggcggtggtggcggcagTGGTGTGAACGGAGGCGGGGGGCTAGGAACCAACGGTGCTGGCGGAAACAACGCTGGTGTGAATGGGAGTGCTGGCTCTTTGGTTCTTTATGGTTCAAGCATGCCTTCCCACTCCCAGGaatcaccatcaccgtcggTTCTTGCTTTGCCCGATCTCGCAGGTCAGGGCCAGGCAGCACCTCAGTCGTCGACGAATCGAGGTTCACCGCCGGTTGGGTCAGAGTACCGTTCACCTTCGACGCCTTACTACCCAACAGCATCGTCGCCGCAGCAAGGGACGTTTCCTTATGCCTCCCAGCCCGGACCATCCCCGAACGCCACGGGTGGGCCTCTCCCTGGGAGAAACCCCCTAGGTCCTCTGATGCCAGGGATGCATTCTCCGATATATGCCGGATCCCATCGgcctcatcaccagcccCCAGCCACGTATCCTCCGTATCCAAGCATGCAGGGCTCGATGATGACCAATTTGCATCAGCCAAACCAGCCCATGGTGGTGTATGGTCATGTTTCTCATCCGTATCCCATTCACAACTACGCGGGATACCACCACCCGCAACCGCCGCTGCAAGAACGTCCTTTCAAGTGTGATCAGTGTAACCATAGCTTCAACAGAAACCATGACCTCAAGAGGCATTCAAGGATACACTTGGCCGTCAAGCCTTTTCCATGTGATAACTGCGAAAGGACCTTCTCGAGGAAGGATGCACTCAAG CGGCATATGTTGGTCAAGGGATGCCAGTCCAAGGACAAAGGCAAGGGTAAGGGCAGGGACAGGGACAAGGACCGGGACAATGCCGCGGCTCCCAGAAATGCAAACGCTCAAGGCGAGAGCCCACCTACGAGTGACGGGGATTCCTCTAGCCCGACGGCtttgaggaagaggcagtAG